One Halobaculum sp. CBA1158 DNA segment encodes these proteins:
- a CDS encoding halocin C8-like domain-containing protein, whose protein sequence is MSRDERDIDSYRDAIDEAVEDGGGCAEAWAATTEARNTDRRPFMKFLAGLFGTASLGGLASADAGGERPDRGEGPHNERVTEVTGERAARIADEARTTDAFGRYDTHFAAEYGATVAENGSVYHVKRRGGPNRYVTSFPVEGPEGPIADLAVKLSPDGDLVASQAMRARVRGTVEESDGEVTVRSPSSGPTLTVERFVVDSDGVDTERLELGGDVDESEGFTTQVEVPDVDVPDVDIGCSDCKELYRTACTVGCGVSVGTICLVATVGIGSLACGAVVAAICAAITAFAGNACSPGSDRLTADAVCTDFNYC, encoded by the coding sequence ATGTCGCGAGACGAACGGGACATCGACTCGTATCGGGACGCGATCGACGAGGCGGTCGAGGACGGCGGCGGCTGTGCGGAGGCGTGGGCCGCGACCACGGAGGCCCGCAACACCGATCGGCGACCGTTCATGAAATTCCTGGCCGGGCTGTTCGGGACCGCGAGCCTCGGCGGACTGGCGAGCGCGGACGCGGGCGGCGAACGCCCGGACCGCGGCGAGGGACCGCACAACGAACGGGTGACGGAAGTGACCGGCGAGCGGGCGGCACGGATCGCCGACGAGGCGAGGACGACCGACGCGTTCGGACGGTACGATACCCACTTCGCGGCGGAGTACGGCGCGACGGTGGCCGAGAACGGGTCCGTGTACCACGTGAAGCGGCGCGGCGGGCCGAACCGCTACGTCACCTCGTTCCCCGTCGAGGGGCCGGAGGGTCCGATCGCGGACCTCGCCGTGAAACTCTCGCCGGACGGCGACCTCGTCGCCAGCCAGGCGATGCGCGCCCGGGTACGGGGGACCGTCGAGGAGTCCGACGGAGAGGTCACCGTCCGGTCGCCCTCCTCCGGGCCGACCCTCACCGTGGAGCGCTTCGTGGTCGACTCCGACGGGGTCGACACCGAACGGCTCGAACTCGGCGGGGACGTGGACGAGAGCGAGGGATTCACCACGCAGGTGGAGGTGCCGGATGTAGACGTACCGGACGTGGACATCGGCTGCAGCGACTGCAAGGAACTGTACCGAACGGCGTGTACCGTCGGCTGTGGCGTGTCCGTCGGAACGATCTGTCTCGTCGCGACGGTCGGTATCGGGTCGCTCGCCTGCGGGGCGGTCGTCGCCGCTATCTGTGCGGCTATCACCGCCTTCGCCGGCAACGCGTGCAGTCCGGGGAGCGATCGACTTACGGCCGACGCGGTGTGTACCGACTTCAACTACTGTTAG
- a CDS encoding DNA polymerase domain-containing protein — MSDSETSLADFIGGGEGDAEAADDGDRPAAEAAHVAGAGQGRVSAVVDREDIVVPDSTGTVEFMVTAVDYTVEGTGTEEYPVVHVFGRTTTNEPEHVRVLGTEPYFYVPTVDIEGRELADEYDVILDAREEGPDGERFESIRGEPVTKVVARTPRDVGQIRDDFERTYEADILFPNRFLIDHGVTSGLRVEERRLDARDGEDRGRLQVTPEHLEPCEADADIRVSTFDIEVDDRNGFPEDGEEPIVCLTSHDSYRDEYVAWLYDAPVGGVDAPAVLDDYEQIGDRDSDVEVRTFAEEDAMLDAFLEYISKTNPDILTGWNFEDFDAPYLLDRCEALDGDTDFDLSPDRLSRVDETWRSGWGGPDVKGRVVFDLLYAYQRTQFSELESYRLDAVGELELDVGKERYTGDIGDLWEQDPERLLEYNVRDVELCVEIDRKQEIVAFWDDARKFVGCQLEDAPTPGDAVDMYVLHNAFGDFVLPTKGQQEGEDFEGGAVFEPISGVEEMVSVLDLKSLYPMCMVTINASPETIVEDPDAFDGDTYRAPNGTRFRKEPDGMMREMVDELLTERERLKGERDEHDPGSDAYEQYDRQQAATKVIMNCFTPDTEVLTPDGVRDIADLDVGEEVYSLDPETLEMETKPVVETHAYPDYRDELVDIETDKIDFRVTPNHRMLVRKTETNGVSWDEDDYRFVEAGDLDRATNYQLPHDWSGPDGEDVGDIDLTRLLDGDYEVWANNEVHGHTLAAELGYYPKKVVRNDLGTTGYVFSAEEFEEHREYLDKVCSEFYVHSEPNRKWIPRTYDGDDFLDLLAWYITEENVYTSEEKRFGEKLRGSATTVKIAQNVAPDGGESSHAAIGDLLDRMGFDTYADERGYQFTSKLLGEALRELCGADSFEKRIPDFVYDASREQKRRFLDTLVAGDGDRQSGNSWRYTTSSERLRDDVLRLCAHLGLTANYNHDSGSWRIYCTEDSKNTLRMHRSGGTSTADDGVYCVTVADNHTLLAGRNGRFQFVGQSLYGVSGWDRFRLYDKENAAAITAMGRRVIEFTEQAVDELDRKVTYGDTDSVMLSLDDVSPEDVENITVPEAMPDAHPEMSDHELLRIAAVIQLSEEVEDHINSRYDDFASEELDAEEHRFEIEFEKLYRRFFQAGKKKRYAGHIVWKEGKHVDDIDITGFEYKRSDIAPVTKRVQKRVIEMIVHGEDTEDITDYLHEEIQSFLDGDADLDEVGIPGGIGKRLDGYETDTAQVRGAKYANLMLGTNFQRGSKPKRLYLEKVHPDFWARMEDEHGLDPQTDPLYGEFKRDPDVICFEYADEVPEEFSVDWDKMLDKTLKGPIARIIEALGMSWEEVKSGQEQTGLGSFM, encoded by the coding sequence ATGAGCGATTCGGAGACCTCCCTCGCCGATTTCATAGGCGGCGGGGAGGGCGACGCCGAGGCGGCAGACGACGGCGACCGCCCCGCCGCGGAGGCGGCCCACGTCGCCGGCGCGGGACAAGGGCGAGTGAGCGCGGTCGTCGACCGGGAGGACATCGTCGTGCCGGACTCGACCGGCACGGTCGAGTTCATGGTCACCGCCGTCGACTACACCGTCGAGGGGACCGGGACCGAGGAGTACCCCGTCGTCCACGTGTTCGGTCGCACCACCACCAACGAGCCCGAACACGTCCGCGTGCTCGGGACCGAGCCGTACTTCTACGTCCCGACGGTCGACATCGAGGGCCGGGAACTCGCCGACGAGTACGACGTGATCCTCGACGCTCGCGAGGAGGGACCCGACGGCGAGCGCTTCGAGTCGATCCGCGGGGAGCCGGTGACGAAGGTCGTCGCGCGCACGCCTCGCGACGTGGGACAGATCCGCGACGACTTCGAGCGCACCTACGAGGCGGACATCCTGTTCCCCAACCGATTCCTCATCGACCACGGCGTCACCTCCGGGCTGCGCGTCGAGGAGCGACGGCTCGACGCCCGCGACGGCGAGGACAGAGGCCGGCTGCAGGTCACCCCCGAGCACCTGGAACCCTGCGAGGCCGACGCCGATATCCGAGTGAGCACCTTCGACATCGAGGTCGACGACCGAAACGGCTTCCCCGAGGACGGCGAGGAGCCGATCGTCTGTCTCACCTCCCACGACTCCTACCGCGACGAGTACGTCGCGTGGCTGTACGACGCGCCCGTCGGCGGCGTCGACGCGCCCGCGGTCCTCGACGACTACGAACAGATCGGCGACCGCGACAGCGACGTCGAGGTCCGGACGTTCGCCGAGGAGGACGCGATGCTCGACGCGTTCCTCGAATACATTTCTAAAACGAACCCTGATATTTTGACGGGCTGGAACTTCGAGGACTTCGACGCGCCGTACCTCCTCGACCGCTGCGAGGCGCTCGACGGCGACACCGACTTCGACCTCTCGCCGGACCGCCTCTCGCGCGTGGACGAGACGTGGCGCTCCGGCTGGGGGGGTCCGGACGTGAAGGGCCGCGTCGTCTTCGACCTCCTGTACGCCTACCAGCGCACGCAGTTCTCCGAGTTGGAGTCGTACCGGCTCGACGCCGTCGGCGAACTCGAACTTGACGTGGGCAAGGAGCGCTACACCGGCGACATCGGCGACCTGTGGGAACAGGACCCGGAGCGGCTGCTGGAGTACAACGTCCGCGACGTGGAACTGTGCGTCGAGATCGACCGCAAGCAGGAGATCGTCGCGTTCTGGGACGACGCGCGCAAGTTCGTCGGCTGTCAACTGGAGGACGCGCCGACGCCCGGGGACGCGGTCGACATGTACGTTCTCCACAACGCCTTCGGCGACTTCGTCCTCCCGACGAAGGGTCAACAGGAGGGAGAGGACTTCGAGGGCGGGGCCGTCTTCGAGCCGATCTCGGGCGTCGAGGAAATGGTGTCGGTGCTGGACCTGAAGAGCCTGTACCCGATGTGCATGGTGACGATCAACGCCAGTCCCGAGACCATCGTCGAGGACCCCGACGCCTTCGACGGCGACACCTATCGCGCGCCAAACGGCACGCGGTTCCGCAAGGAGCCCGACGGCATGATGCGCGAGATGGTCGACGAACTGCTCACCGAACGCGAGCGACTGAAGGGCGAGCGCGACGAGCACGACCCCGGTTCGGACGCCTACGAGCAGTACGACCGGCAGCAGGCTGCGACGAAGGTGATCATGAACTGCTTCACGCCGGACACAGAGGTGCTTACGCCGGACGGTGTCCGTGATATCGCCGACCTCGACGTGGGCGAGGAAGTCTACTCGCTCGACCCGGAGACGTTGGAGATGGAGACAAAGCCGGTCGTCGAGACCCACGCGTACCCCGACTACCGCGACGAGCTGGTCGACATCGAGACGGACAAGATCGACTTCCGCGTCACACCGAACCACCGGATGCTCGTCCGGAAGACCGAGACGAACGGGGTCTCGTGGGACGAGGACGACTACCGGTTCGTCGAGGCTGGCGACCTCGATCGCGCTACGAACTATCAACTCCCCCACGACTGGTCGGGGCCGGACGGCGAGGATGTCGGCGATATCGACCTCACGCGCCTCCTTGACGGCGACTACGAGGTGTGGGCGAACAACGAGGTACACGGCCACACGCTCGCGGCGGAGCTCGGGTACTACCCGAAGAAAGTAGTCAGGAACGACCTCGGAACGACCGGATACGTGTTCTCAGCCGAGGAGTTCGAGGAGCACCGCGAGTACCTCGACAAGGTCTGCTCGGAGTTCTACGTCCACAGCGAGCCGAACCGAAAGTGGATCCCACGAACGTACGACGGCGACGACTTCCTCGACCTGCTGGCGTGGTACATCACGGAGGAGAACGTCTACACGTCTGAGGAGAAGCGGTTCGGTGAGAAACTCCGCGGCTCCGCGACGACCGTCAAGATCGCACAGAACGTCGCTCCGGACGGGGGTGAGTCGAGTCACGCCGCTATCGGCGACCTCCTCGACCGGATGGGATTCGACACGTACGCGGACGAGCGGGGATACCAGTTCACGTCGAAGCTCCTCGGTGAAGCGCTCAGAGAACTATGCGGCGCGGACAGCTTCGAGAAGCGGATTCCCGACTTCGTGTACGACGCGAGCCGCGAGCAGAAGCGACGGTTCCTCGACACGCTTGTCGCCGGCGACGGCGACCGACAGTCCGGGAACTCGTGGCGCTACACGACCTCCAGCGAGCGTCTTCGGGACGACGTGCTTCGGCTGTGTGCACATCTGGGCCTCACGGCGAACTACAACCACGACAGCGGGTCGTGGCGGATCTACTGTACGGAAGACTCGAAGAACACCCTTCGAATGCACCGCAGCGGGGGCACCAGCACGGCCGATGACGGGGTATACTGCGTTACCGTTGCAGACAACCACACCCTCCTCGCGGGCCGCAACGGACGGTTCCAGTTCGTCGGACAATCGCTGTACGGCGTTTCGGGATGGGATCGGTTCCGCCTGTACGACAAGGAGAACGCCGCCGCGATCACGGCGATGGGCCGTCGAGTGATCGAGTTCACCGAACAGGCGGTGGACGAACTTGATAGGAAAGTGACATATGGAGACACCGATTCGGTCATGCTGAGCCTAGACGATGTCTCCCCAGAGGACGTAGAGAACATCACGGTTCCCGAAGCGATGCCCGACGCGCATCCGGAGATGTCCGACCACGAACTCCTCCGGATCGCAGCCGTGATCCAGCTCTCGGAAGAGGTCGAGGACCACATCAACTCCCGGTACGACGACTTCGCGAGCGAGGAGCTCGACGCCGAGGAACACCGCTTCGAGATCGAGTTCGAGAAGCTGTACCGTCGGTTCTTCCAGGCGGGCAAGAAGAAGCGCTACGCCGGCCACATCGTCTGGAAGGAGGGCAAACACGTCGACGACATCGATATCACCGGGTTCGAGTACAAGCGCTCGGACATCGCGCCCGTCACCAAACGGGTCCAAAAGCGCGTCATCGAGATGATCGTCCACGGCGAGGACACCGAGGACATCACCGACTACCTCCACGAGGAGATCCAGAGCTTCCTCGACGGCGACGCCGACCTCGACGAGGTGGGGATCCCCGGCGGCATCGGCAAGCGCCTGGACGGGTACGAGACCGACACGGCCCAGGTCCGCGGCGCGAAGTACGCGAACCTCATGCTCGGCACGAACTTCCAGCGCGGCTCCAAACCCAAGCGGCTCTACTTAGAGAAGGTCCATCCCGACTTCTGGGCGCGGATGGAGGACGAGCACGGGCTGGACCCGCAGACCGACCCGCTGTACGGGGAGTTCAAGCGGGACCCCGACGTGATCTGCTTCGAGTACGCCGACGAGGTGCCCGAGGAGTTCTCCGTCGACTGGGACAAAATGCTCGACAAGACGCTGAAAGGACCGATCGCCCGGATCATCGAGGCCCTCGGGATGTCCTGGGAGGAGGTCAAAAGCGGCCAGGAACAGACCGGCCTCGGCAGCTTCATGTAG
- a CDS encoding ABC transporter ATP-binding protein, which produces MATLELQNLQAEVAETGEEILRGVDLEVKNGEIHALMGPNGSGKSTTAKVIAGHPEYEVTGGSVTLTLSEADVADIDADLDEEDLTWELLDLEPNERAALGIFLGFQYPAEIEGVTMVNFLRQALNAKRDEREELFEDDDEDDDETETGDEDAGYDTSPMEGPADDGDIGVAEFQQLLKEKMELLDMDEKFAERYLNAGFSGGEKKQNEVLQAAILEPSIAVLDEIDSGLDIDRLQDVSKGINALRDEQDTGILQITHYQRILDYVEPDHVHVMLDGEIAKSGGAELAEKLEDEGYDWVRDEVYGTA; this is translated from the coding sequence ATGGCGACACTCGAACTTCAGAACCTCCAGGCGGAGGTCGCAGAGACGGGCGAAGAGATCCTCCGGGGCGTCGACCTCGAAGTGAAAAACGGCGAGATCCACGCGTTGATGGGTCCGAACGGATCCGGGAAGTCGACGACCGCGAAGGTCATCGCGGGGCACCCGGAGTACGAGGTCACCGGCGGCTCGGTGACGCTCACGCTCTCGGAGGCGGACGTGGCCGACATCGACGCCGACCTCGACGAGGAGGACCTCACCTGGGAGCTTCTGGACCTGGAGCCGAACGAGCGCGCCGCGCTCGGCATCTTCCTCGGCTTCCAGTACCCCGCGGAGATCGAGGGCGTGACGATGGTGAACTTCCTCCGACAGGCGCTCAACGCCAAGCGCGATGAGCGCGAGGAGCTGTTCGAGGACGACGACGAGGACGACGACGAGACCGAGACCGGCGACGAGGACGCCGGCTACGACACCTCTCCGATGGAGGGTCCCGCGGACGACGGCGACATCGGCGTCGCCGAGTTCCAGCAGCTCCTGAAGGAGAAGATGGAGCTGCTCGACATGGACGAGAAGTTCGCCGAGCGCTACCTCAACGCCGGCTTCTCCGGCGGCGAGAAGAAGCAAAACGAGGTGCTCCAGGCGGCCATTCTGGAGCCCTCGATCGCCGTGCTCGACGAGATCGACTCCGGGCTGGACATCGACCGCCTGCAGGACGTCTCGAAGGGTATCAACGCCCTCCGCGACGAGCAGGACACCGGCATCCTCCAGATCACCCACTACCAGCGCATCCTCGACTACGTCGAGCCGGACCACGTCCACGTGATGCTCGACGGCGAGATAGCCAAGTCCGGCGGCGCGGAGCTGGCCGAGAAGCTGGAGGACGAGGGGTACGACTGGGTTCGCGACGAAGTCTACGGCACGGCGTAA